Proteins encoded together in one Hylaeus volcanicus isolate JK05 chromosome 3, UHH_iyHylVolc1.0_haploid, whole genome shotgun sequence window:
- the LOC128874234 gene encoding WD repeat-containing protein 35 translates to MFVYLSKKIAIPNNFRLNCIAWNQKEGYIAVGGEDGLLKVLRVDSNASGSISGGKSRILTAASNLSMNQTLEGHNGHVQVVTWNEQHQKLTSSDQNGVIIVWMLYKGSWYDEMINNCNKSVVKGMSWSLDGLKICIVYEDGTVIVGSVEGNRIWGKELKNVSLAAVQWSPDGKLLLFGLKNGEVHLYDNQGVFLTKLNMIPVNSGQSQTIMALQWYDGRNGYIALDCPTLAVCYRNGKVQLMRDTSDDNPIVIETGLTAAWCCWNSCGSLLAVTGLTTSLGNGETKDTNVIQFYTPFGKHMRTLKVPGREVTCCAWEGGSLRVALSVDSHIYFANIRLDYKWTYFSNTVVYTNEKIGKDGICIMFWNTVNNTCCNKYVRALISIDSYGEHCVLAVKNDLVQGSEQFALLVCNSIATPIDTKFIDLEPLWVTMTNSVVVTASKNNFLVWSYRTPRNSMLHSGRLKRDKIYHIDETPTGVTEVIQDLDKDRSFVTPINTKATMDPICCLSATDNVLLVGRESGMIQRYSLPQITLTNRYNTACKLSKIAINCDSTRVSIMNTNGILTMLDLEVDSKRNGSKDGESGDDINKFERKDVWAMCWAQDNPTLLAIIEKTRMYVLREFDPEEPIPCSGYICSFQDLEIRCVLLDDLMQKPEDTRSELIVDLEVKSLRDTRELLNKVGLKEANNFIQDNPHPRLWRLLAESALKKLDLETAENAMVRCTDYLGIQFIKRLQNVHNDQLKKAEVAAYLGNYDEAEKLYLDMDRRDLAILLRQKLGDYFRVVQLMKMGIGGSDKQMEYAYNKIGEYYAERQNWEGAKEYYEKSRNLEKLIECYYKLEDFVQLAGTVQQLPDKSSLLKTVARMLASVGMCSQAVAAYIKYGDVKLAVDTCVRLNHWDQAVELARTYKMAQIGELLNKYAIHLLSNGKRLQAIELYKKANYNLEAAKLLFQLAREQTRSRTNPLRVKKIYILAALLIEDHINSTPAIKGARSSIVMGLAENNEDTRVIENAWKGAEAYHFLLLAHRQIYSGHFDEAMKTALRLREYEDILEPEDIYCLLALSSAVNQAFAVCSKAFIKLESLETIPESTREEYEDLAVDIFTKNSPNDVRNSKAECANCESLVPDWCVACPNCMTRFPPCIISGKPLMDLSNAWICTVCRHHVATERDVVNINACPLCHSTVTYM, encoded by the coding sequence ATGTTTGTGTACTTGAGTAAAAAAATAGCAATACCAAATAACTTCCGGCTCAATTGTATAGCATGGAACCAAAAGGAAGGATATATAGCAGTCGGAGGAGAGGATGGATTGTTGAAAGTACTCAGAGTGGATTCTAATGCTAGTGGTTCTATCAGCGGTGGAAAGTCTCGTATTTTAACTGCTGCCAGTAATTTAAGTATGAATCAGACTTTGGAAGGTCACAATGGACATGTGCAAGTAGTTACTTGGAATGAACAGCATCAAAAATTGACCTCTAGCGATCAAAATGGCGTGATCATTGTTTGGATGTTGTATAAAGGTTCTTGGTACGATGAAATGATaaacaattgtaataaatCAGTTGTAAAAGGAATGTCATGGAGTTTGGATGGTCTAAAGATCTGTATAGTTTACGAAGATGGAACAGTCATTGTGGGATCGGTTGAAGGTAATAGAATCTGGGGAAAAGAGTTGAAGAATGTATCTCTCGCTGCTGTACAATGGTCTCCTGATGGAAAACTCCTACTGTTTGGATTGAAGAATGGTGAAGTTCATCTTTACGACAATCAAGGTGTCTTTTTAACAAAGTTGAATATGATACCAGTCAACAGTGGACAATCTCAAACTATAATGGCACTGCAATGGTATGATGGGAGGAATGGTTATATTGCTTTGGATTGCCCAACGCTAGCTGTTTGCTATCGAAATGGCAAAGTACAACTTATGAGAGATACAAGCGATGATAATCCAATTGTAATAGAAACTGGTCTGACAGCAGCATGGTGTTGTTGGAATAGCTGTGGTTCTTTATTGGCAGTGACAGGTCTGACGACTTCGTTGGGTAATGGAGAAACAAAAGATACAAATGTTATTCAGTTCTATACTCCATTTGGTAAACACATGAGAACCCTGAAAGTACCTGGTAGAGAGGTCACATGCTGCGCATGGGAAGGAGGATCTCTCAGAGTAGCTTTGTCAGTTGATTCTCacatatattttgcaaatattcgCTTGGATTACAAGTGGACTTACTTCAGCAACACGGTTGTGTACACGAATGAAAAGATTGGTAAAGATGGTATTTGTATTATGTTTTGGAATACTGTTAACAATACATGttgcaataaatatgtaaGAGCATTGATATCAATAGATTCGTATGGAGAGCACTGTGTTTTAGCGGTGAAAAACGATCTTGTACAGGGATCAGAACAGTTTGCTCTTTTAGTTTGCAATTCGATAGCCACTCCAATAGACACGAAGTTCATAGATTTGGAGCCATTATGGGTAACCATGACTAACAGCGTTGTTGTTACAGCATccaagaacaattttttggtATGGAGTTATCGTACTCCACGTAATAGCATGTTACATTCAGGACGGCTTAAGAGAGACAAGATTTATCACATTGATGAAACTCCAACTGGAGTGACAGAAGTAATTCAAGATTTAGATAAAGACAGATCATTTGTAACGCCTATCAACACTAAAGCTACTATGGACCCCATATGCTGTCTATCCGCGACTGACAATGTTTTGTTAGTAGGCAGGGAATCTGGAATGATTCAGCGCTATTCCTTGCCGCAGATAACTCTTACAAACAGATACAACACAGCTTGCAAACTTTCTAAAATCGCAATCAACTGCGACTCAACTCGCGTGTCCATCATGAATACGAATGGTATCTTGACCATGTTGGATTTAGAGGTAGATTCTAAAAGGAACGGTTCCAAGGATGGTGAGTCGGGAGatgatataaacaaatttgaaaggAAAGACGTATGGGCTATGTGCTGGGCACAAGATAATCCAACTCTATTAGCGATCATAGAAAAGACTCGAATGTACGTTCTGAGGGAATTCGACCCAGAAGAACCGATACCTTGTTCTGGATACATATGTTCATTCCAGGATTTGGAAATACGTTGTGTTTTGTTGGATGACCTCATGCAGAAGCCAGAGGACACAAGGAGCGAGTTGATCGTAGATTTAGAAGTAAAGTCTTTGAGAGACACAAGAGAGTTGCTTAACAAAGTAGGACTGAAGGAAGCAAATAACTTCATTCAGGACAATCCTCATCCACGATTGTGGCGTCTATTGGCGGAGTCTGCGCTGAAGAAGTTGGACCTGGAGACTGCTGAAAATGCGATGGTTCGTTGCACAGATTACTTGggtatacaatttataaagcGTTTGCAAAACGTGCACAACGATCAGCTGAAGAAAGCCGAAGTAGCGGCGTACCTTGGTAACTATGACGAAGCGGAGAAATTGTATTTGGACATGGACAGAAGGGACCTGGCGATTTTATTGCGCCAAAAACTGGGAGACTACTTCCGCGTGGTGCAACTTATGAAAATGGGCATTGGTGGATCCGACAAGCAGATGGAATAtgcttataataaaattggagAATACTATGCTGAAAGGCAGAACTGGGAGGGTGCGAAAGAGTACTACGAAAAGAGCAGAAACTTGGAGAAACTCATAGAATGCTACTACAAGTTAGAAGACTTCGTTCAACTGGCAGGAACGGTGCAGCAATTACCGGATAAGAGTTCTTTATTGAAAACAGTCGCAAGGATGTTAGCATCTGTTGGCATGTGTTCTCAGGCAGTTGCAGCTTACATAAAATACGGAGACGTAAAGTTGGCCGTCGACACTTGCGTTCGTTTGAATCATTGGGACCAGGCAGTCGAACTAGCTAGGACTTATAAAATGGCCCAAATCGGAGaattgttgaataaatatGCTATTCATCTTTTATCGAATGGCAAGAGACTGCAGGCGATAGAATTATATAAGAAAGCAAATTACAACTTGGAAGCAGCCAAGTTGCTCTTCCAATTGGCTAGAGAGCAGACAAGAAGTAGAACGAATCCATTGCGCGTGAAGAAGATATACATTCTGGCAGCGTTATTAATCGAGGACCACATTAATAGTACTCCAGCTATTAAAGGAGCCCGAAGTAGCATTGTGATGGGTTTAGCAGAGAACAACGAAGACACTCGTGTGATAGAAAATGCCTGGAAGGGTGCAGAAGCTTATCACTTCCTTTTATTGGCTCATAGACAGATATATTCAGGACACTTTGACGAAGCTATGAAAACAGCTTTGCGACTCCGAGAATATGAAGATATTTTGGAACCAGAGGACATTTACTGTCTGCTTGCTTTATCTAGTGCTGTTAATCAAGCCTTTGCTGTTTGCTCCAAGGCGTTTATCAAGTTAGAGTCATTGGAGACTATCCCGGAATCGACTAGAGAAGAGTACGAAGACTTGGCAGTCGATATTTTCACCAAGAACAGTCCAAACGACGTGCGCAACTCCAAAGCGGAATGTGCAAATTGTGAGAGCCTTGTCCCGGATTGGTGCGTCGCTTGTCCCAATTGTATGACAAGATTTCCTCCTTGTATTATTTCTGGAAAGCCGCTAATGGATCTCAGTAATGCGTGGATATGTACCGTTTGCAGACATCATGTCGCCACAGAACGCGACGTCGTTAATATTAATGCTTGCCCCTTGTGCCACAGCACAGTTACGTATATGTAG
- the LOC128874237 gene encoding uncharacterized protein LOC128874237 isoform X1: METLESSRVCRLCGKQSGISINIFDKNENHVKKINAVLPIMAGPVLAILAPRARVSWCPFRGLKFLRKEDKVHEMDLLPKHMCHRCSYKLEEFHKFYVDCLKTDAGLKSQLSWMRKENPRERVGIPMVHIENIKLEPPDYGAYDMSPMVGNANYINSMSSVTFQPNNISYAAYAQCRCCCDKMDQSNQTVASNYKNATVSRCSRLNNIEGCSNGSQPVKTNHLISTTFQERSNLAMFVNEKSNNATRHRLTSSVDIDNAKSNFTAKKEVSRDAIVHNLRPRRGSVDYVGTKKKMAPFFASNSVKSKTPTLQSEFETVQIKVEKPNDFVGHVLRPRIKTVNYCNRSSQRKYTKSKQEESLQGNGNQSSRHKVQNIVNKLKLPSKRVSNVVEDRVMFAIKQEQLSDTEDALSVKLPKNHATRTSDLSDNVNALPDNLVFNVQNDRNCLLSCTQQNVEISGTNKVAVRNTLKSKLKSGKFSLDRFAAISYSPKLLRSQDFFLRNGKVKKFQNTEVSTKKLRRGLRSITDTAKTTRRNLMEAIGNIVSTKKISASIKLIDNNVKHYCESCNISFVNKELFKLHTCYH; the protein is encoded by the exons ATGGAGACTCTCGAGTCGAGTCGCGTGTGCCGTCTCTGCGGCAAGCAATCCGGTATCtcgataaatatattcgaCAAGAACGAAAACCACGTGAAGAAAATCAACGCCGTTCTCCCGATCATG GCAGGGccggttttagcaatattggcgccccgGGCAAGAGTATCGTGGTGCCCCTTCAGaggcttaaaatttttaagaaaagaagacaag GTGCACGAGATGGACCTTTTGCCGAAACACATGTGCCATCGTTGCAGCTACAAGTTGGAAGAGTTTCACAAGTTCTACGTGGATTGCTTAAAGACGGACGCTGGCCTGAAGAGTCAATTATCCTGGATGCGTAAGGAGAATCCGAGGGAGAGGGTCGGTATACCGATGGTGCACATAGAGAACATCAAGCTCGAGCCGCCCGATTACGGGGCGTACGACATGAGCCCAATGGTCGGTAACGCGAACTACATAAATTCGATGAGCTCGGTAACTTTTCAGCCAAACAACATCTCGTACGCCGCGTACGCGCAATGCAGATGCTGCTGTGATAAAATGGACCAAAGCAATCAGACCGTAGCAAGCAATTACAAGAATGCCACGGTGTCGAGGTGCAGCAGGCTGAACAACATTGAGGGTTGTTCTAACGGATCGCAGCCTGTGAAAACGAATCACTTGATTAGTACAACGTTCCAGGAACGATCGAATTTAGCAATGTTTGTTAACGAGAAGAGCAACAACGCGACACGGCATAGATTAACTTCTTCCGTTGATATAGACAATGCTAAAAGTAACTTCACCGCGAAGAAAGAGGTGTCTCGAGACGCGATCGTTCATAATTTAAGACCTAGAAGGGGCTCCGTGGACTACGTGGGAACTAAGAAGAAAATGGCCCCTTTTTTCGCATCGAACAGCGTGAAATCAAAAACGCCGACGCTACAATCGGAATTCGAGACGGTTCAAATTAAGGTGGAGAAGCCGAACGATTTCGTCGGTCACGTTCTTCGACCAAGAATCAAAACGGTCAATTACTGTAATCGATCGTCGCAAAGGAAGTATACCAAATCCAAACAGGAGGAAAGTTTGCAAGGTAACGGAAACCAATCGAGTAGGCATAAGGTACAGAACATCGTGAACAAGTTAAAACTACCTTCGAAGAGGGTATCGAATGTGGTAGAAGATAGAGTTATGTTTGCGATAAAACAAGAACAACTCTCCGATACAGAAGACGCATTATCCGTAAAGCTGCCAAAGAATCACGCGACAAGGACCAGTGATCTGTCCGACAATGTAAACGCACTGCCCGATAATCTTGTATTTAACGTTCAGAACgacagaaattgtttattgaGCTGCACGCAACAAAACGTCGAAATCAGTGGCACCAATAAAGTAGCCGTAAGGAACACCTTGAAGAGTAAATTAAAATCTGGGAAATTCAGTTTGGATCGGTTCGCCGCGATAAGTTATTCGCCTAAGTTATTGAGAAGTCAGGACTTCTTCCTTAGAAACGGGAAAGTGAAGAAATTCCAAAACACGGAAGTGTCGACGAAGAAACTAAGAAGAGGCCTGCGCAGCATCACGGACACAGCGAAAACGACCAGAAGAAACCTTATGGAAGCAATCGGGAACATAGTTAGCACGAAGAAGATTTCTGCGTCGATAAAGCTGATCGATAACAACGTGAAGCACTATTGCGAGAGTTGTAATATAAGTTTCGTCAACAAAGAGTTATTTAAACTGCACACGTGTTATCATTGA
- the LOC128874237 gene encoding uncharacterized protein LOC128874237 isoform X2, protein METLESSRVCRLCGKQSGISINIFDKNENHVKKINAVLPIMVHEMDLLPKHMCHRCSYKLEEFHKFYVDCLKTDAGLKSQLSWMRKENPRERVGIPMVHIENIKLEPPDYGAYDMSPMVGNANYINSMSSVTFQPNNISYAAYAQCRCCCDKMDQSNQTVASNYKNATVSRCSRLNNIEGCSNGSQPVKTNHLISTTFQERSNLAMFVNEKSNNATRHRLTSSVDIDNAKSNFTAKKEVSRDAIVHNLRPRRGSVDYVGTKKKMAPFFASNSVKSKTPTLQSEFETVQIKVEKPNDFVGHVLRPRIKTVNYCNRSSQRKYTKSKQEESLQGNGNQSSRHKVQNIVNKLKLPSKRVSNVVEDRVMFAIKQEQLSDTEDALSVKLPKNHATRTSDLSDNVNALPDNLVFNVQNDRNCLLSCTQQNVEISGTNKVAVRNTLKSKLKSGKFSLDRFAAISYSPKLLRSQDFFLRNGKVKKFQNTEVSTKKLRRGLRSITDTAKTTRRNLMEAIGNIVSTKKISASIKLIDNNVKHYCESCNISFVNKELFKLHTCYH, encoded by the exons ATGGAGACTCTCGAGTCGAGTCGCGTGTGCCGTCTCTGCGGCAAGCAATCCGGTATCtcgataaatatattcgaCAAGAACGAAAACCACGTGAAGAAAATCAACGCCGTTCTCCCGATCATG GTGCACGAGATGGACCTTTTGCCGAAACACATGTGCCATCGTTGCAGCTACAAGTTGGAAGAGTTTCACAAGTTCTACGTGGATTGCTTAAAGACGGACGCTGGCCTGAAGAGTCAATTATCCTGGATGCGTAAGGAGAATCCGAGGGAGAGGGTCGGTATACCGATGGTGCACATAGAGAACATCAAGCTCGAGCCGCCCGATTACGGGGCGTACGACATGAGCCCAATGGTCGGTAACGCGAACTACATAAATTCGATGAGCTCGGTAACTTTTCAGCCAAACAACATCTCGTACGCCGCGTACGCGCAATGCAGATGCTGCTGTGATAAAATGGACCAAAGCAATCAGACCGTAGCAAGCAATTACAAGAATGCCACGGTGTCGAGGTGCAGCAGGCTGAACAACATTGAGGGTTGTTCTAACGGATCGCAGCCTGTGAAAACGAATCACTTGATTAGTACAACGTTCCAGGAACGATCGAATTTAGCAATGTTTGTTAACGAGAAGAGCAACAACGCGACACGGCATAGATTAACTTCTTCCGTTGATATAGACAATGCTAAAAGTAACTTCACCGCGAAGAAAGAGGTGTCTCGAGACGCGATCGTTCATAATTTAAGACCTAGAAGGGGCTCCGTGGACTACGTGGGAACTAAGAAGAAAATGGCCCCTTTTTTCGCATCGAACAGCGTGAAATCAAAAACGCCGACGCTACAATCGGAATTCGAGACGGTTCAAATTAAGGTGGAGAAGCCGAACGATTTCGTCGGTCACGTTCTTCGACCAAGAATCAAAACGGTCAATTACTGTAATCGATCGTCGCAAAGGAAGTATACCAAATCCAAACAGGAGGAAAGTTTGCAAGGTAACGGAAACCAATCGAGTAGGCATAAGGTACAGAACATCGTGAACAAGTTAAAACTACCTTCGAAGAGGGTATCGAATGTGGTAGAAGATAGAGTTATGTTTGCGATAAAACAAGAACAACTCTCCGATACAGAAGACGCATTATCCGTAAAGCTGCCAAAGAATCACGCGACAAGGACCAGTGATCTGTCCGACAATGTAAACGCACTGCCCGATAATCTTGTATTTAACGTTCAGAACgacagaaattgtttattgaGCTGCACGCAACAAAACGTCGAAATCAGTGGCACCAATAAAGTAGCCGTAAGGAACACCTTGAAGAGTAAATTAAAATCTGGGAAATTCAGTTTGGATCGGTTCGCCGCGATAAGTTATTCGCCTAAGTTATTGAGAAGTCAGGACTTCTTCCTTAGAAACGGGAAAGTGAAGAAATTCCAAAACACGGAAGTGTCGACGAAGAAACTAAGAAGAGGCCTGCGCAGCATCACGGACACAGCGAAAACGACCAGAAGAAACCTTATGGAAGCAATCGGGAACATAGTTAGCACGAAGAAGATTTCTGCGTCGATAAAGCTGATCGATAACAACGTGAAGCACTATTGCGAGAGTTGTAATATAAGTTTCGTCAACAAAGAGTTATTTAAACTGCACACGTGTTATCATTGA
- the LOC128874237 gene encoding uncharacterized protein LOC128874237 isoform X3: MDLLPKHMCHRCSYKLEEFHKFYVDCLKTDAGLKSQLSWMRKENPRERVGIPMVHIENIKLEPPDYGAYDMSPMVGNANYINSMSSVTFQPNNISYAAYAQCRCCCDKMDQSNQTVASNYKNATVSRCSRLNNIEGCSNGSQPVKTNHLISTTFQERSNLAMFVNEKSNNATRHRLTSSVDIDNAKSNFTAKKEVSRDAIVHNLRPRRGSVDYVGTKKKMAPFFASNSVKSKTPTLQSEFETVQIKVEKPNDFVGHVLRPRIKTVNYCNRSSQRKYTKSKQEESLQGNGNQSSRHKVQNIVNKLKLPSKRVSNVVEDRVMFAIKQEQLSDTEDALSVKLPKNHATRTSDLSDNVNALPDNLVFNVQNDRNCLLSCTQQNVEISGTNKVAVRNTLKSKLKSGKFSLDRFAAISYSPKLLRSQDFFLRNGKVKKFQNTEVSTKKLRRGLRSITDTAKTTRRNLMEAIGNIVSTKKISASIKLIDNNVKHYCESCNISFVNKELFKLHTCYH, from the coding sequence ATGGACCTTTTGCCGAAACACATGTGCCATCGTTGCAGCTACAAGTTGGAAGAGTTTCACAAGTTCTACGTGGATTGCTTAAAGACGGACGCTGGCCTGAAGAGTCAATTATCCTGGATGCGTAAGGAGAATCCGAGGGAGAGGGTCGGTATACCGATGGTGCACATAGAGAACATCAAGCTCGAGCCGCCCGATTACGGGGCGTACGACATGAGCCCAATGGTCGGTAACGCGAACTACATAAATTCGATGAGCTCGGTAACTTTTCAGCCAAACAACATCTCGTACGCCGCGTACGCGCAATGCAGATGCTGCTGTGATAAAATGGACCAAAGCAATCAGACCGTAGCAAGCAATTACAAGAATGCCACGGTGTCGAGGTGCAGCAGGCTGAACAACATTGAGGGTTGTTCTAACGGATCGCAGCCTGTGAAAACGAATCACTTGATTAGTACAACGTTCCAGGAACGATCGAATTTAGCAATGTTTGTTAACGAGAAGAGCAACAACGCGACACGGCATAGATTAACTTCTTCCGTTGATATAGACAATGCTAAAAGTAACTTCACCGCGAAGAAAGAGGTGTCTCGAGACGCGATCGTTCATAATTTAAGACCTAGAAGGGGCTCCGTGGACTACGTGGGAACTAAGAAGAAAATGGCCCCTTTTTTCGCATCGAACAGCGTGAAATCAAAAACGCCGACGCTACAATCGGAATTCGAGACGGTTCAAATTAAGGTGGAGAAGCCGAACGATTTCGTCGGTCACGTTCTTCGACCAAGAATCAAAACGGTCAATTACTGTAATCGATCGTCGCAAAGGAAGTATACCAAATCCAAACAGGAGGAAAGTTTGCAAGGTAACGGAAACCAATCGAGTAGGCATAAGGTACAGAACATCGTGAACAAGTTAAAACTACCTTCGAAGAGGGTATCGAATGTGGTAGAAGATAGAGTTATGTTTGCGATAAAACAAGAACAACTCTCCGATACAGAAGACGCATTATCCGTAAAGCTGCCAAAGAATCACGCGACAAGGACCAGTGATCTGTCCGACAATGTAAACGCACTGCCCGATAATCTTGTATTTAACGTTCAGAACgacagaaattgtttattgaGCTGCACGCAACAAAACGTCGAAATCAGTGGCACCAATAAAGTAGCCGTAAGGAACACCTTGAAGAGTAAATTAAAATCTGGGAAATTCAGTTTGGATCGGTTCGCCGCGATAAGTTATTCGCCTAAGTTATTGAGAAGTCAGGACTTCTTCCTTAGAAACGGGAAAGTGAAGAAATTCCAAAACACGGAAGTGTCGACGAAGAAACTAAGAAGAGGCCTGCGCAGCATCACGGACACAGCGAAAACGACCAGAAGAAACCTTATGGAAGCAATCGGGAACATAGTTAGCACGAAGAAGATTTCTGCGTCGATAAAGCTGATCGATAACAACGTGAAGCACTATTGCGAGAGTTGTAATATAAGTTTCGTCAACAAAGAGTTATTTAAACTGCACACGTGTTATCATTGA